Proteins from one Mercurialis annua linkage group LG7, ddMerAnnu1.2, whole genome shotgun sequence genomic window:
- the LOC126655166 gene encoding chloroplast envelope quinone oxidoreductase homolog isoform X2 codes for MTAKLMHAVQYDSYGGGAAALKHVDVAVPSPKNDEILLRVEAISLNPADCKIQKGMVRPFLPRTDVAGEVVEVGGGVKNFQPGDKVVAHLSFHTGGGLAEFAVAKESLTAARPPEVSAAEGSTFGISGLTAHQALTQIAGIKLDGSGKQANILVTAASGGVGHFAVQLAKLGNTHVTATCGARNIEFVKSLGADEVLDYKTPEGAALKSPSDRKYDAVIHCATGIPWSTFEPNLSEHGKVIDFTPNASAMMTFAFKKLTFSKKQLVPMMVTVKAENLDYLAKLVKEGKLKVVIDSKYAFSKAEDAWAKSIDGHATGKIVVEP; via the exons ATGACGGCGAAACTAATGCACGCTGTTCAGTACGATAGTTATGGTGGAGGAGCTGCCGCTCTGAAG cATGTTGATGTAGCAGTCCCGAGTCCAAAGAACGATGAGATTTTGTTGAGGGTGGAAGCAATTAGTTTAAATCCAGCTGATTGCAAAATTCAAAAGGGCATGGTGCGCCCTTTTTTGCCTC GTACTGATGTGGCAGGAGAAGTTGTAGAGGTTGGAGGAGGAGTCAAAAACTTCCAGCCTGGTGATAAAGTTGTAGCGCATCTCAGTTTT CATACGGGAGGTGGACTGGCCGAGTTTGCAGTGGCCAAGGAGAGTCTCACTGCTGCTAGGCCGCCCGAAGTTTCAGCAGCTGAAGGGTCAACCTTTGGTATTTCTGGTCTCACAGCCCATCAGGCTTTAACTCAGATTGCTGGGATCAAGCTTGATGGAAGTGGCAAGCAGGCAAACATTTTGGTCACTGCCGCCTCAGGTGGCGTTGGTCATTTTGCAGTTCAGCTAGCAAAACTCGGAAATACACATGTAACAGCCACGTGTGGAGCTCGGAACATTGAATTTGTAAAGAGTTTAGGGGCTGATGAGGTTCTAGATTACAAGACTCCTGAGGGAGCAGCGCTGAAGAGCCCATCTGATCGAAAGTATGACGCTGTTATACACTGCGCCACGGGGATTCCTTGGAGTACATTTGAGCCTAATTTGAGTGAACATGGGAAGGTTATAGATTTCACCCCAAATGCTAGCGCAATGATGACTTTTGCTTTCAAGAAACTGACCTTCTCGAAGAAGCAGCTCGTGCCTATGATGGTGACGGTTAAGGCTGAGAATTTGGATTATCTTGCGAAATTAGTGAAGGAAGGGAAGCTGAAGGTAGTTATTGATTCGAAGTATGCATTTAGCAAGGCCGAAGATGCTTGGGCTAAGAGTATCGATGGTCATGCTACTGGAAAGATCGTTGTTGAGCCATAA
- the LOC126655166 gene encoding chloroplast envelope quinone oxidoreductase homolog isoform X1: MTAKLMHAVQYDSYGGGAAALKHVDVAVPSPKNDEILLRVEAISLNPADCKIQKGMVRPFLPRRFPFIPCTDVAGEVVEVGGGVKNFQPGDKVVAHLSFHTGGGLAEFAVAKESLTAARPPEVSAAEGSTFGISGLTAHQALTQIAGIKLDGSGKQANILVTAASGGVGHFAVQLAKLGNTHVTATCGARNIEFVKSLGADEVLDYKTPEGAALKSPSDRKYDAVIHCATGIPWSTFEPNLSEHGKVIDFTPNASAMMTFAFKKLTFSKKQLVPMMVTVKAENLDYLAKLVKEGKLKVVIDSKYAFSKAEDAWAKSIDGHATGKIVVEP; encoded by the exons ATGACGGCGAAACTAATGCACGCTGTTCAGTACGATAGTTATGGTGGAGGAGCTGCCGCTCTGAAG cATGTTGATGTAGCAGTCCCGAGTCCAAAGAACGATGAGATTTTGTTGAGGGTGGAAGCAATTAGTTTAAATCCAGCTGATTGCAAAATTCAAAAGGGCATGGTGCGCCCTTTTTTGCCTCGTAGGTTCCCTTTCATTCCTT GTACTGATGTGGCAGGAGAAGTTGTAGAGGTTGGAGGAGGAGTCAAAAACTTCCAGCCTGGTGATAAAGTTGTAGCGCATCTCAGTTTT CATACGGGAGGTGGACTGGCCGAGTTTGCAGTGGCCAAGGAGAGTCTCACTGCTGCTAGGCCGCCCGAAGTTTCAGCAGCTGAAGGGTCAACCTTTGGTATTTCTGGTCTCACAGCCCATCAGGCTTTAACTCAGATTGCTGGGATCAAGCTTGATGGAAGTGGCAAGCAGGCAAACATTTTGGTCACTGCCGCCTCAGGTGGCGTTGGTCATTTTGCAGTTCAGCTAGCAAAACTCGGAAATACACATGTAACAGCCACGTGTGGAGCTCGGAACATTGAATTTGTAAAGAGTTTAGGGGCTGATGAGGTTCTAGATTACAAGACTCCTGAGGGAGCAGCGCTGAAGAGCCCATCTGATCGAAAGTATGACGCTGTTATACACTGCGCCACGGGGATTCCTTGGAGTACATTTGAGCCTAATTTGAGTGAACATGGGAAGGTTATAGATTTCACCCCAAATGCTAGCGCAATGATGACTTTTGCTTTCAAGAAACTGACCTTCTCGAAGAAGCAGCTCGTGCCTATGATGGTGACGGTTAAGGCTGAGAATTTGGATTATCTTGCGAAATTAGTGAAGGAAGGGAAGCTGAAGGTAGTTATTGATTCGAAGTATGCATTTAGCAAGGCCGAAGATGCTTGGGCTAAGAGTATCGATGGTCATGCTACTGGAAAGATCGTTGTTGAGCCATAA
- the LOC126657099 gene encoding 2S seed storage albumin protein-like has product MAPKLTILVATFIALLFLADASIHRTTVIIDDENPSQQGCSEQVRKQQNLNRCRDFLTERATKEGSRGRGGYYNQQEDLRACCNQLQGLESQCMCQGLKMAMQQRQMPSQAYRMAQDLPSMCGLKQSRCDEFGSQEIF; this is encoded by the coding sequence ATGGCACCGAAGCTTACCATCCTTGTAGCCACTTTCATAGCTCTTCTGTTCTTGGCCGATGCCTCCATACACCGAACCACAGTGATCATCGACGACGAAAACCCGAGCCAGCAAGGCTGTAGTGAGCAGGTCCGCAAGCAGCAGAATCTGAATCGCTGTCGGGATTTTCTGACGGAACGAGCTACCAAGGAGGGCTCGAGGGGTCGTGGGGGCTACTACAACCAACAAGAAGATCTTCGTGCTTGCTGCAACCAGCTTCAGGGATTGGAGTCCCAGTGCATGTGCCAGGGTCTCAAAATGGCTATGCAACAGCGCCAAATGCCTAGTCAGGCTTACAGGATGGCTCAGGACTTGCCATCCATGTGCGGGCTGAAACAAAGCAGATGCGATGAGTTTGGATCACAAGAGATTTTCTAA